The proteins below come from a single Pirellulales bacterium genomic window:
- a CDS encoding opioid growth factor receptor-related protein, with translation MSADLIEFYRGDGVDSEGRRLEEILVWEYGRLELVYDFIQWLFPLREPSQFNDQAALLTPEQMNGDRPMLDNRRPTWINCQRSCQGGAEV, from the coding sequence ATGTCCGCCGATCTAATCGAATTCTATCGCGGCGACGGAGTTGATAGCGAAGGCCGGCGACTCGAAGAAATCCTTGTTTGGGAATACGGTCGCCTCGAACTGGTCTACGATTTCATTCAGTGGCTCTTCCCCCTGCGGGAGCCGAGCCAATTCAATGACCAGGCGGCGCTGCTGACTCCGGAGCAGATGAATGGAGATCGTCCAATGCTGGACAACCGCCGCCCGACGTGGATAAACTGCCAAAGAAGTTGCCAGGGCGGCGCGGAGGTTTGA